One window of the Cuculus canorus isolate bCucCan1 chromosome 13, bCucCan1.pri, whole genome shotgun sequence genome contains the following:
- the TUBB3 gene encoding tubulin beta-3 chain, which yields MSALAPLRLLREPWNDSDGNQSNVTAGTSSAWCQGLNVPNELFLTLSLVSLVENLLVVAAILKNRNLHSPMYYFICCLAISDMLVSVSNLVETLFMLLMEHGVLVIHANIVRHMDNVIDMLICSSVVSSLSFLGVIAVDRYITIFYALRYHSIMTLQRAVVTMASIWLASTVSSTIFITYYRNNAILLCLISFFLFMLVLMLVLYIHMFTLACHHLRSISSQQKQPTVYRSSSLKGAVTLTILLGVFFICWGPFFFHLILIVTCPTNPFCTCFFSYFNLFLILIICNSVVDPLIYAFRSQELRRTLREVVLCSCSIVPGCRPRGDRWGPGGTVGASLGGRSRGGSPGQRAPRRLLCSRPRPPRPRGCSRRPGPPVPAPPGRVGESSPPAAAPGRSRRAWGSLPHPPRVPGAAAASPERESHGYRHPPANWGPLPFARCGGPCHPAGTGGSPGRVPSRLPGAGVYAPAGTEGPRAEAGPIPFSRYRGPCPHGYRRSPGQVPFPPRFPGAGVPMPGPVPPPPVPPMPGVPVSGPVPSLPLSPCRGSPCRGGSPPVSPVPGVPGQGGAGGAGAAGAVAALLRRRRRLIGCRAAVMSAPGPVRREAPIKEAAAAVPPPALPVPLLSAPASRSRFSRPGSTMREIVHIQAGQCGNQIGAKFWEVISDEHGIDPSGNYVGDSDLQLERISVYYNEASSHKYVPRAILVDLEPGTMDSVRSGAFGHLFRPDNFIFGQSGAGNNWAKGHYTEGAELVDSVLDVVRKECENCDCLQGFQLTHSLGGGTGSGMGTLLISKVREEYPDRIMNTFSVVPSPKVSDTVVEPYNATLSIHQLVENTDETYCIDNEALYDICFRTLKLATPTYGDLNHLVSATMSGVTTSLRFPGQLNADLRKLAVNMVPFPRLHFFMPGFAPLTARGSQQYRALTVPELTQQMFDAKNMMAACDPRHGRYLTVATVFRGRMSMKEVDEQMLAIQSKNSSYFVEWIPNNVKVAVCDIPPRGLKMSSTFIGNSTAIQELFKRISEQFTAMFRRKAFLHWYTGEGMDEMEFTEAESNMNDLVSEYQQYQDATAEEEGEMYEDDEEESEAQGAK from the exons ATGTCAGCGCTAGCCCCCCTGCGTCTGCTGCGTGAGCCCTGGAATGACAGTGACGGCAACCAAAGCAACGTCACAGCAGGGACCAGCAGTGCGTGGTGCCAGGGGCTCAATGTCCCCAATGAACTCTTCCTCACATTGAGCCTGGTGAGCCTGGTGGAGAACCTCCTGGTGGTGGCTGCCATCCTGAAGAACAGGAACCTGCACTCGCCCATGTACTACTTCATCTGTTGCCTGGCCATTTCTGACATGCTGGTGAGCGTCAGCAACCTGGTGGAGACGCTGTTCATGCTGCTGATGGAGCACGGCGTGCTGGTGATCCACGCCAACATCGTCCGCCACATGGATAATGTCATCGACATGCTCATCTGCAGCTCTGTTGtgtcctctctctccttcctgggGGTCATCGCAGTGGACCGCTACATTACCATCTTCTACGCCCTGCGCTACCACAGCATCATGACACTACAACGGGCTGTGGTGACCATGGCCAGCATCTGGCTGGCCAGCACTGTCTCCAGCACCATCTTCATCACCTACTACCGCAACAACGCCATCCTCCTCTGCCTCAtcagcttcttcctcttcatgcTGGTCCTCATGCTGGTGCTCTACATCCACATGTTCACTCTGGCGTGCCACCACCTCCGCAGCATCTCCAGCCAACAGAAGCAGCCCACTGTCTACCGCAGCAGCAGCCTGAAGGGAGCTGTCACGCTCACCATCCTCCTGGGTGTCTTCTTCATCTGCTGGGGGCCCTTCTTCTTCCACCTCATTCTTATCGTCACCTGCCCCACCAACCCCTTCTGCACCTGCTTCTTCAGCTACTTCaacctcttcctcatcctcattATCTGCAATTCGGTGGTCGATCCCCTCATCTATGCCTTCCGGAGCCAGGAGCTCCGGCGGACGCTGCGGGAGGTGGTGCTGTGCTCCTG CTCAATTGTTCCCGGTTGCCGGCCCCGGGGGGACCGGTGGGGACCGGGAGGGACCGTCGGAGCATCCCTGGGCGGCAGGTCCCGCGGGGGAAGCCCCGGACAAAGGGCCCCTCGCCGCCTCCTTTGTTCTCGGCCGCGCCCGCCGCGGCCCCGCGGGTGCTCCAGGCGCCCGGGACCCCCCGTCCCTGCCCCCCCGGGACGGGTCGGGGAGTCCtcccctcccgccgccgccccgggaCGCTCCCGCCGTGCCTGGGGgtccctcccccaccccccgcgGGTACCGGGGGCCGCTGCCGCCTCCCCGGAGCGGGAGTCCCACGGGTACCGGCATCCTCCCGCGAACTGGGGACCCCTCCCGTTTGCCCGGTGCGGGGGTCCTTGCCACCCCGCGGGTACCGGGGGGTCCCCGGGGCGGGTCCCCTCCCGTCTCCCCGGTGCCGGTGTCTATGCCCCCGCGGGTACCGAAGGTCCCCGTGCAGAGGCGGGTCCCATCCCGTTTTCCCGGTACCGGGGCCCGTGTCCCCACGGGTACCGGAGGTCCCCGGGGCAAGTCCCCTTCCCTCCTCGTTTTCCCGGTGCCGGCGTCCCCATGCCGGGGCCAGTCCCCCCTCCTCCCGTCCCCCCGATGCCGGGGGTCCCCGTGTCGGGGCCGgtcccctcccttcccttgtCCCCGTGCCGAGGGTCCCCGTGCCGGGGCGGGTCCCCTCCCGTCTCCCCGGTGCCGGGGGTCCCCGGTCAgggcggggcgggcggtgccggtgccgcAGGGGCTGTTGCAGCGCTGCTGCGGCGGCGTCGGCGGCTGATTGGCTGCAGGGCGGCGGTGATGTCAGCGCCCGGCCCGGTGCGGCGCGAGGCGCCTATAaaggaggcggcggcggcggtgccGCCCCCCGCGCTCCCGGTGCCGCTCCTCTCCGCTCCTGCTTCCCGCTCCCGTTTTTCCCGGCCCGGCAGCACCATGAGAGAGATCGTCCACATCCAGGCGGGGCAATGCGGCAACCAGATCGGCGCCAAG TTCTGGGAGGTGATCAGCGACGAGCACGGCATCGACCCCAGCGGCAACTACGTGGGCGACTCTGACCTGCAGCTGGAGCGCATCAGCGTCTACTACAATGAGGCCTCCT CTCACAAGTACGTGCCTCGCGCCATCCTGGTGGACCTGGAGCCAGGGACGATGGACAGTGTGCGCTCGGGTGCCTTTGGCCACCTCTTCCGCCCTGACAATTTCATCTTCG GGCAGAGTGGGGCTGGGAACAACTGGGCAAAGGGCCACTACACAGAAGGGGCTGAGCTGGTAGACTCAGTGCTGGACGTAGTACGGAAGGAATGTGAGAACTGCGACTGCCTGCAGGGCTTCCAGTTGACCCACTCGCTGGGCGGTGGCACCGGCTCCGGCATGGGCACTCTCCTCATCAGCAAGGTGCGGGAGGAGTATCCTGACCGCATCATGAACACTTTCAGCGTGGTACCATCTCCCAAGGTGTCAGACACAGTGGTGGAGCCCTACAATGCCACGCTCTCCATCCACCAACTGGTGGAGAACACAGATGAGACCTACTGCATCGATAATGAAGCTCTCTATGATATCTGCTTCCGCACCCTCAAGCTGGCCACCCCCACCTATGGCGACCTCAACCACCTTGTCTCGGCCACAATGAGTGGTGTCACCACCTCTCTCCGTTTCCCCGGCCAGCTCAATGCTGACCTCCGCAAGTTGGCCGTCAACATGGTGCCCTTCCCACGTCTCCACTTCTTCATGCCAGGCTTCGCCCCACTGACGGCTCGTGGCAGCCAGCAGTACCGTGCCCTTACCGTCCCTGAGCTCACCCAGCAGATGTTTGATGCCAAGAACATGATGGCTGCCTGTGACCCTCGCCATGGCCGCTACCTCACTGTGGCCACCGTCTTCCGGGGCCGCATGTCCATGAAGGAGGTGGACGAGCAGATGTTGGCCATCCAGAGCAAGAACAGCTCCTACTTTGTGGAGTGGATCCCAAACAATGTCAAGGTGGCTGTCTGTGACATCCCTCCCCGGGGCCTGAAGATGTCTTCCACCTTCATTGGCAACAGCACAGCCATCCAGGAGCTCTTCAAACGCATCTCGGAGCAGTTCACGGCCATGTTCCGCCGCAAAGCCTTCCTCCACTGGTACACGGGCGAGGGGATGGACGAGATGGAGTTCACCGAAGCCGAGAGCAACATGAATGACCTGGTGTCCGAGTACCAACAGTACCAGGATGCCACAGCCGAGGAGGAGGGTGAAATGTATGAGGACGACGAGGAGGAGTCGGAGGCGCAGGGCGCCAAGTGA
- the TCF25 gene encoding transcription factor 25 has product MSRRALRRLRGEQRGQEEPGLGELGLDPGPQRCREGAPPRRGVSNRFELIPAEESEDDLPSTEERADARLSGRDAAEGNTEGAVTEETEGDAQRDGDEAEQPDQTPTLSNKSRKKKKKRKTKKPSAGETLEDNDLENIDNLLEKIEDTNGLSQETQSGIIADSRPLLYVEHRNLNPENELKRYFGARAVLGDQRPRQRQRQNVRGTWLTAPDNSWPRYTSTGITMQLLETRRGVQYFTFEHHRKYQQVQLLFLKNIESMDPNSVVPLLQALEPYHVDSLLLLSDAYRMQEDQEMARELVEQALYSLECSFHPLFSLTSGTCRLDYRRPENRSFFLALFKHMMLLEKRGCPRTALEFCKLILSLDPENDPLCVLLMIDFLALRAREYTFLTRMFQEWESHRNLSQLPNFAFSVPLAYFFLSQQEERSELELSQAREKAAQLIQLALIMFPSVLMPLLDHCSVQPDAVVSSHSFFGLNAQISQPPALNQLTSLYVVRTHSLWKDPAVMAWLETNVNEVLHMVDAQDPLVEDAEHKRKIRYQSAPRNIYRHIILSEVKEAMAALPPEVTSQPVMGFDPLPPLDSIISYTRPERTNHPSNESTLSLFFRSLLPNFNLQGDVRHDDEEAGAGQDLNQGVNRLMAAMRDMLANIQFQEPPRDDNPEGDGEWD; this is encoded by the exons ATGTCGCGGCGGGCTCTGCGGCGGCTGCGAGGTGAGCAGCGGGGCCAGGAGGAGCCGGGCCTGGGCGAGCTGGGTCTGGACCCCGGCCCCCAGCGCTGCCGGGAGGGAGCGCCGCCCCGCAGAGGCGTCAGCAACCGCTTCGAGCTG ATCCCTGCTGAGGAGTCAGAGGATGACCTGCCTTCCACAGAGGAGCGAGCGGATGCCCGGCTCAGCGGGCGGGATGCAGCAGAAGGGAACACTGAAGGGGCTGTAACTGAAGAGACTGAAGGTGATGCGCAGAGGGATGGGGACGAAGCAGAGCAGCCAGACCAAACG CCTACGTTGAGTAACAAGTcacgaaagaaaaaaaagaaaaggaaaaccaagaaacCTTCAGCAGGGGAGACTCTG GAAGACAACGACCTGGAAAACATCGATAACCTGCTGGAAAAGATTGAGGATACCAATGGGCTGTCACAGGAGACACAGAGTGGAATAATCGCTGACAGCAGACCCCTGCTCTACGTAGAGCACAG AAACTTGAATCCAGAGAATGAGTTGAAGAGATACTTTGGGGCTCGCGCTGTTCTTGGTGATCAGAG gcCAAGACAAAGGCAGCGCCAAAACGTCCGTGGCACGTGGCTGACTGCACCCGACAACTCCTGGCCACGCTACACCAGCACAG GTATCACCATGCAGCTGTTGGAGACCAGGAGGGGAGTGCAGTACTTCACGTTTGAGCATCATCGCAAGTACCAGCAAGTGCAGCTCTTGTTCCTGAAAAATATAGAGTCCATGGACCCCAACAGCGTTGTG CCTCTGCTTCAGGCGCTGGAACCGTACCATGTGGACTCCCTTCTGCTGCTCAGCGATGCGTACAGGATGCAGGAGGATCAGGAGATGGCCCGTGAGCTCGTAG AGCAGGCGCTGTACAGCCTGGAGTGTTCCTTCCACCCTCTCTTCAGTCTCACCAGTGGAACCTGCAGGCTGGACTACCGGCGGCCAGAGAACAG GTCTTTCTTCCTGGCTCTCTTCAAGCACATGATgcttctggagaagagaggctGTCCTCGGACAGCCCTGGAGTTCTGCAAGCTGATCCTGAG CCTTGATCCAGAGAACGATCCGCTGTGTGTGCTGCTGATGATTGATTTTCTGGCCCTTCGAGCTAGAGAATACACCTTCTTGACCCGCATGTTCCAGGAGTGGGAG AGTCACCGGAATTTGTCCCAGCTGCCCAATTTTGCCTTCTCTGTGCCGCTGGCCTATTTCTTCCTGAGCCAGCAGGAGGAGCGCTCGGAGCTGGAGCTAAGCCAAGCCCGGGAGAAAGCCGCCCAGCTCATCCAGCTTGCATTGATCATGTTCCCAAGCG TTCTTATGCCGTTGTTGGATCACTGCAGCGTGCAGCCCGATGCCGTGGTCTCCTCCCATTCCTTTTTTGGGCTGAATGCTCAAATAAG CCAGCCTCCTGCCTTGAACCAGCTGACATCCCTCTACGTGGTGAGGACTCACTCCCTGTGGAAGGACCCAGCTGTTATGGCGTGGCTGGAGACCAACGTCAATGAGGTGCTGCACATGGTGGATGCCCAGGACCCGCTGGTGGAGGACGCTGAGCACAA GAGGAAGATACGGTACCAGAGCGCACCCAGGAATATCTACCGGCACATCATCCTCTCTGAGGTCAAGGAAGCCATGGCAGCTCTGCCTCCG GAGGTGACCTCGCAGCCTGTGATGGGGTTTGACCCTTTGCCTCCTTTGGACTCCATCATTTCCTACACTAGACCGGAAAG AACGAATCATCCATCCAACGAAAGCACTTTATCTCTCTTCTTCCGCTCACTGTTGCCAAATTTTAACTTGCAG GGGGATGTGAGGCACGACGATGAAGAGGCCGGAGCAGGACAGGACCTTAACCAAGGGGTGAACAGACTCATGGCAGCCATGCGGGACATGCTGGCAAACATCCAGTTTCAGGAACCCCCCCGAGATGACAATCCTGAAGGCGATGGAGAATGGGACTGA